From the genome of Vigna angularis cultivar LongXiaoDou No.4 chromosome 11, ASM1680809v1, whole genome shotgun sequence, one region includes:
- the LOC108334202 gene encoding disease resistance protein RUN1 isoform X2 translates to MLKTKSGLQRFWDRFGTRSSGSTSSSYDSSDTIQNQHYRYDVFISFRGPDARNSFVDHLCSHLLRKGIFVFKDDHNLQKGESISPQLLQAIQLSRLSIIVFSKNYASSTWCLDEMTAIASCKQQSSQIVFPIFYDVDPSHVRHQNGVYKNNFLSHRWKFGKDRDKVLGWKRAMTDLANSAGWDMRDKPEFAQIQSIVQAVIKKLGHKFSRSVNDLIGIQPRVQALEDKLRLSSKSDDVRVLGIWGMNGIGKTTHAAVLYDKISHMFDASCFIEDVNKLYRDGGHTAVQKQIIHQTFRENIDMSNPIEISGIVENRLHSIKVLIVLDNVDELEQLENLAIKPRLLLKGSRMVITTTDEHILKVYEGDVLRHKLPLLNDADARELFCRNAFKCEDQSSNCAALIPEVLKYAQCLPLAIKVLGSFLCTRDADDWRDVLNRLENSPDDRIMNVLQLSVDGLQREEKQIFLHIACFFKGERVDYVKRILKCCGLHPDIGISRLTEKSLITISDEEIHMHELLQELGKKMVRDQSPEEPGSWSRIWLHKDFLHALTAETGTEKVKAIVLNKKEEMSECIVDGLSRMKELTLLILYHTRVSGRLEVLSDRLQYLLWHDYPFASLPPYFTAFNLVELNMPNSHITHLWEGGKSCPNLKRIDLSNSKYLSETPDFSRIIKLERLDLSGCSSLSYVHSSIGLLKKLAFLNLRNCCNLVCIDFGCVWNMSSLRVLHLSGCSKLESTPDFTRATHLEYLDMDECTSLSTIHESIGVLSSLTFLSLRGCIKLVSIPNDINSLVSLQTLDLSCCYNGWNPIPRQALSSHFKSLIFLDISNSYLEEVPDAIGDLRCLERLNLQGNRLFSIPDSFRQLHCLAYLNLSHCRYLKNLSGLPTEGDKSGGKYFKTVSGSRDHRSGFYLFNCPDVSHDRLEFAGLERFFHLIKKKSKLRILMQRPKKIISPMQGFKLLLRDMKMEAHTSFPDI, encoded by the exons ATGCTGAAAACTAAATCAGGGCTTCAACGGTTTTGGGACCGTTTCGGTACTCGATCATCGGGATCCACTTCTTCTTCATACGACTCCTCGGACACCATCCAAAACCAACACTACAGATACGATGTGTTTATCAGTTTCAGAGGTCCTGACGCCCGCAACTCTTTTGTTGATCATCTCTGCTCTCATCTCCTCCGAAAGGGCATTTTCGTCTTCAAAGATGACCACAATCTACAGAAAGGAGAATCCATTTCCCCACAGCTTCTACAAGCAATTCAACTTTCACGCCTTTCTATCATTGTCTTTTCCAAAAATTATGCTTCTTCCACCTGGTGTTTAGACGAAATGACCGCCATAGCTTCTTGCAAACAACAATCAAGCCAAATTGTTTTCCCCATTTTCTATGATGTAGATCCATCTCATGTAAGACATCAGAATGGGGTATACAAGAATAACTTCCTTTCACACAGATGGAAATTTGGAAAAGATCGGGACAAAGTTCTTGGATGGAAGAGGGCTATGACGGATTTGGCCAATTCAGCTGGTTGGGATATGAGGGACAA GCCAGAGTTTGCACAGATTCAAAGCATTGTTCAAGcagtaattaaaaaattaggtCATAAGTTTTCAAGGTCTGTGAATGACCTTATTGGGATACAACCACGCGTACAAGCATTAGAAGACAAATTAAGATTAAGCTCAAAAAGTGATGATGTTCGAGTTTTAGGAATTTGGGGAATGAATGGAATAGGAAAGACTACTCATGCAGCTGTCCTATATGACAAAATCTCTCATATGTTTGATGCTTCTTGTTTCATTGAGGATGTGAACAAACTTTATAGGGATGGTGGCCATACTGCTGTTCAAAAGCAAATTATTCATCAAACTTTTCGTGAAAACATAGATATGAGTAATCCTATTGAAATATCAGGGATTGTAGAAAATAGGCTACACAGCATAAAGGTCCTCATAGTTCTGGACAATGTTGATGAATTAGAGCAATTGGAAAATTTGGCCATAAAACCTAGATTGCTTTTGAAGGGAAGTAGGATGGTTATTACAACGACAGATGAGCATATTCTGAAAGTGTATGAGGGTGATGTGTTGAGACACAAGCTTCCATTATTGAACGATGCGGATGCTCGTGAATTATTCTGTAGAAACGCTTTCAAATGTGAAGATCAAAGCAGTAATTGTGCGGCGTTGATTCCTGAAGTACTCAAATATGCCCAATGCCTTCCACTGGCAATTAAAGTGTTGGGTTCTTTCTTGTGTACTCGAGATGCTGATGACTGGAGAGATGTGTTGAATAGATTGGAGAATAGTCCAGATGACAGAATTATGAATGTACTTCAACTAAGTGTTGATGGACTACAACGTGaggaaaaacaaatatttttacacATTGCTTGTTTCTTTAAAGGGGAGAGGGTGGATTATGTTAAGCGAATTCTAAAATGTTGTGGGTTACACCCTGACATTGGAATTTCAAGACTTACTGAGAAATCACTCATCACTATTAGCGATGAAGAAATTCATATGCATGAATTGTTACAAGAATTAGGAAAGAAAATGGTTCGGGACCAATCTCCGGAGGAACCAGGATCATGGAGTAGAATATGGCTTCATAAAGACTTCTTGCATGCCTTGACAGCAGAAACG GGAACAGAGAAGGTGAAAGCcatagttttaaataaaaaagaagaaatgtcAGAATGTATTGTTGACGGATTGTCAAGAATGAAGGAACTTACATTACTGATATTATATCACACAAGAGTTTCAGGAAGGCTGGAGGTTCTTTCAGACAGACTACAATATCTATTGTGGCATGATTATCCTTTTGCTTCTCTGCCTCCATACTTTACAGCCTTTAATCTTGTGGAATTGAATATGCCTAACAGTCACATCACACATTTATGGGAAGGCGGCAAG AGCTGTCCCAACTTGAAAAGGATTGATTTAAGCAACTCCAAGTACCTGAGTGAGACTCCAGATTTTTCCAGAATCATAAAACTTGAAAGGCTAGATCTTTCTGGATGTTCAAGTTTATCTTATGTCCATTCATCAATTGGACTTCTTAAGAAACTTGCTTTCTTGAATTTACGAAATTGTTGCAATCTAGTTTGCATTGACTTTGGCTGTGTATGGAATATGAGTTCTCTGAGAGTTCTACATCTCTCGGGTTGTTCTAAACTGGAAAGCACCCCAGATTTTACAAGGGCAACACATCTTGAGTACCTTGACATGGATGAATGTACAAGTTTATCCACTATTCATGAGTCTATTGGAGTCCTTTCAAGTCTTACTTTCTTGAGTTTGAGAGGTTGCATAAAGCTTGTCAGTATACCAAATGATATCAATTCCTTGGTATCTCTTCAAACTCTAGATTTATCCTGTTGTTATAACGGATGGAATCCGATACCAAGACAAGCTCTTTCGTCCCATTTTAAATCCTTGATTTTTCTGGACATAAGTAATTCCTATCTAGAAGAAGTACCTGATGCTATTGGAGACTTAAGATGTTTAGAAAGACTGAATCTACAGGGAAACAGATTATTTTCAATACCTGATTCCTTCCGTCAGCTTCATTGTCTAGCATATTTAAACTTGTCTCATTGTCGTTACCTTAAAAATTTGTCAGGCCTTCCAACTGAAGGAGATAAATCAGGGGGGAAGTATTTTAAAACGGTATCTGGATCTCGTGATCATAGATCAggattttatctttttaattgtCCCGATGTGTCTCATGATAGACTTGAGTTCGCCGGACTTGAACGCTTCTTCCACCTAATTAAG AAGAAGAGCAAGTTGAGAATATTGATGCAAAGGCCAAAGAAAATAATCTCTCCAATGCAGGGCTTTAAGTTGCTTCTCAGAGATATGAAAATGGAAGCTCACACATCTTTTCCGGACATATG A
- the LOC108334202 gene encoding disease resistance protein RUN1 isoform X1 encodes MLKTKSGLQRFWDRFGTRSSGSTSSSYDSSDTIQNQHYRYDVFISFRGPDARNSFVDHLCSHLLRKGIFVFKDDHNLQKGESISPQLLQAIQLSRLSIIVFSKNYASSTWCLDEMTAIASCKQQSSQIVFPIFYDVDPSHVRHQNGVYKNNFLSHRWKFGKDRDKVLGWKRAMTDLANSAGWDMRDKPEFAQIQSIVQAVIKKLGHKFSRSVNDLIGIQPRVQALEDKLRLSSKSDDVRVLGIWGMNGIGKTTHAAVLYDKISHMFDASCFIEDVNKLYRDGGHTAVQKQIIHQTFRENIDMSNPIEISGIVENRLHSIKVLIVLDNVDELEQLENLAIKPRLLLKGSRMVITTTDEHILKVYEGDVLRHKLPLLNDADARELFCRNAFKCEDQSSNCAALIPEVLKYAQCLPLAIKVLGSFLCTRDADDWRDVLNRLENSPDDRIMNVLQLSVDGLQREEKQIFLHIACFFKGERVDYVKRILKCCGLHPDIGISRLTEKSLITISDEEIHMHELLQELGKKMVRDQSPEEPGSWSRIWLHKDFLHALTAETGTEKVKAIVLNKKEEMSECIVDGLSRMKELTLLILYHTRVSGRLEVLSDRLQYLLWHDYPFASLPPYFTAFNLVELNMPNSHITHLWEGGKSCPNLKRIDLSNSKYLSETPDFSRIIKLERLDLSGCSSLSYVHSSIGLLKKLAFLNLRNCCNLVCIDFGCVWNMSSLRVLHLSGCSKLESTPDFTRATHLEYLDMDECTSLSTIHESIGVLSSLTFLSLRGCIKLVSIPNDINSLVSLQTLDLSCCYNGWNPIPRQALSSHFKSLIFLDISNSYLEEVPDAIGDLRCLERLNLQGNRLFSIPDSFRQLHCLAYLNLSHCRYLKNLSGLPTEGDKSGGKYFKTVSGSRDHRSGFYLFNCPDVSHDRLEFAGLERFFHLIKEPCNFRCGFDLILPWDMGFRPVFGDTFLGNSIIRILQCVMNDNWIGFGFYVIFSRGIDFSSSHCSLSHLLYLSFESEYTEEYFDMRFNSERDEYFRSRHIWIIYMSREHCHFVKTGAHITFKAQPNVKIDALGLRPILKQDISDSKGKKYIKFSKLNHDHLDFEYVEKSNSGSGPKIQLPYNWYVTEEEQVENIDAKAKENNLSNAGL; translated from the exons ATGCTGAAAACTAAATCAGGGCTTCAACGGTTTTGGGACCGTTTCGGTACTCGATCATCGGGATCCACTTCTTCTTCATACGACTCCTCGGACACCATCCAAAACCAACACTACAGATACGATGTGTTTATCAGTTTCAGAGGTCCTGACGCCCGCAACTCTTTTGTTGATCATCTCTGCTCTCATCTCCTCCGAAAGGGCATTTTCGTCTTCAAAGATGACCACAATCTACAGAAAGGAGAATCCATTTCCCCACAGCTTCTACAAGCAATTCAACTTTCACGCCTTTCTATCATTGTCTTTTCCAAAAATTATGCTTCTTCCACCTGGTGTTTAGACGAAATGACCGCCATAGCTTCTTGCAAACAACAATCAAGCCAAATTGTTTTCCCCATTTTCTATGATGTAGATCCATCTCATGTAAGACATCAGAATGGGGTATACAAGAATAACTTCCTTTCACACAGATGGAAATTTGGAAAAGATCGGGACAAAGTTCTTGGATGGAAGAGGGCTATGACGGATTTGGCCAATTCAGCTGGTTGGGATATGAGGGACAA GCCAGAGTTTGCACAGATTCAAAGCATTGTTCAAGcagtaattaaaaaattaggtCATAAGTTTTCAAGGTCTGTGAATGACCTTATTGGGATACAACCACGCGTACAAGCATTAGAAGACAAATTAAGATTAAGCTCAAAAAGTGATGATGTTCGAGTTTTAGGAATTTGGGGAATGAATGGAATAGGAAAGACTACTCATGCAGCTGTCCTATATGACAAAATCTCTCATATGTTTGATGCTTCTTGTTTCATTGAGGATGTGAACAAACTTTATAGGGATGGTGGCCATACTGCTGTTCAAAAGCAAATTATTCATCAAACTTTTCGTGAAAACATAGATATGAGTAATCCTATTGAAATATCAGGGATTGTAGAAAATAGGCTACACAGCATAAAGGTCCTCATAGTTCTGGACAATGTTGATGAATTAGAGCAATTGGAAAATTTGGCCATAAAACCTAGATTGCTTTTGAAGGGAAGTAGGATGGTTATTACAACGACAGATGAGCATATTCTGAAAGTGTATGAGGGTGATGTGTTGAGACACAAGCTTCCATTATTGAACGATGCGGATGCTCGTGAATTATTCTGTAGAAACGCTTTCAAATGTGAAGATCAAAGCAGTAATTGTGCGGCGTTGATTCCTGAAGTACTCAAATATGCCCAATGCCTTCCACTGGCAATTAAAGTGTTGGGTTCTTTCTTGTGTACTCGAGATGCTGATGACTGGAGAGATGTGTTGAATAGATTGGAGAATAGTCCAGATGACAGAATTATGAATGTACTTCAACTAAGTGTTGATGGACTACAACGTGaggaaaaacaaatatttttacacATTGCTTGTTTCTTTAAAGGGGAGAGGGTGGATTATGTTAAGCGAATTCTAAAATGTTGTGGGTTACACCCTGACATTGGAATTTCAAGACTTACTGAGAAATCACTCATCACTATTAGCGATGAAGAAATTCATATGCATGAATTGTTACAAGAATTAGGAAAGAAAATGGTTCGGGACCAATCTCCGGAGGAACCAGGATCATGGAGTAGAATATGGCTTCATAAAGACTTCTTGCATGCCTTGACAGCAGAAACG GGAACAGAGAAGGTGAAAGCcatagttttaaataaaaaagaagaaatgtcAGAATGTATTGTTGACGGATTGTCAAGAATGAAGGAACTTACATTACTGATATTATATCACACAAGAGTTTCAGGAAGGCTGGAGGTTCTTTCAGACAGACTACAATATCTATTGTGGCATGATTATCCTTTTGCTTCTCTGCCTCCATACTTTACAGCCTTTAATCTTGTGGAATTGAATATGCCTAACAGTCACATCACACATTTATGGGAAGGCGGCAAG AGCTGTCCCAACTTGAAAAGGATTGATTTAAGCAACTCCAAGTACCTGAGTGAGACTCCAGATTTTTCCAGAATCATAAAACTTGAAAGGCTAGATCTTTCTGGATGTTCAAGTTTATCTTATGTCCATTCATCAATTGGACTTCTTAAGAAACTTGCTTTCTTGAATTTACGAAATTGTTGCAATCTAGTTTGCATTGACTTTGGCTGTGTATGGAATATGAGTTCTCTGAGAGTTCTACATCTCTCGGGTTGTTCTAAACTGGAAAGCACCCCAGATTTTACAAGGGCAACACATCTTGAGTACCTTGACATGGATGAATGTACAAGTTTATCCACTATTCATGAGTCTATTGGAGTCCTTTCAAGTCTTACTTTCTTGAGTTTGAGAGGTTGCATAAAGCTTGTCAGTATACCAAATGATATCAATTCCTTGGTATCTCTTCAAACTCTAGATTTATCCTGTTGTTATAACGGATGGAATCCGATACCAAGACAAGCTCTTTCGTCCCATTTTAAATCCTTGATTTTTCTGGACATAAGTAATTCCTATCTAGAAGAAGTACCTGATGCTATTGGAGACTTAAGATGTTTAGAAAGACTGAATCTACAGGGAAACAGATTATTTTCAATACCTGATTCCTTCCGTCAGCTTCATTGTCTAGCATATTTAAACTTGTCTCATTGTCGTTACCTTAAAAATTTGTCAGGCCTTCCAACTGAAGGAGATAAATCAGGGGGGAAGTATTTTAAAACGGTATCTGGATCTCGTGATCATAGATCAggattttatctttttaattgtCCCGATGTGTCTCATGATAGACTTGAGTTCGCCGGACTTGAACGCTTCTTCCACCTAATTAAG GAACCCTGTAATTTTCGGTGTGGCTTTGACCTTATTCTTCCTTGGGATATGGGATTTCGACCTGTCTTCGGTGACACATTCTTAGGGAATTCAATTATAAGGATACTTCAATGTGTTATGAATGACAACTGGATTGGCTTTGgcttttatgttatatttagtCGTGGgattgatttttcttcttctcactGTTCATTATCCCATCTACTTTATCTTTCTTTTGAAAGTGAATACACAGAAGAGTACTTTGATATGCGATTTAATTCGGAGAGAGATGAATACTTTAGGTCTAGGCATATTTGGATAATTTACATGAGTCGAGAACACTGTCATTTTGTGAAAACAGGGGCGCATATCACATTTAAAGCGCAACCAAATGTTAAGATCGATGCATTGGGATTGAGACCTATACTCAAACAAGATATAAGTGACAGTAAAGGGaagaaatacataaaattttcCAAATTAAATCATGATCATTTGGACTTTGAGTATGTAGAAAAAAGCAACAGTGGTTCAGGGCCGAAAATCCAGCTTCCTTACAATTGGTATGTCACAGAAGAAGAGCAAGTTGAGAATATTGATGCAAAGGCCAAAGAAAATAATCTCTCCAATGCAGGGCTTTAA
- the LOC108334202 gene encoding disease resistance protein RUN1 isoform X3: MLKTKSGLQRFWDRFGTRSSGSTSSSYDSSDTIQNQHYRYDVFISFRGPDARNSFVDHLCSHLLRKGIFVFKDDHNLQKGESISPQLLQAIQLSRLSIIVFSKNYASSTWCLDEMTAIASCKQQSSQIVFPIFYDVDPSHVRHQNGVYKNNFLSHRWKFGKDRDKVLGWKRAMTDLANSAGWDMRDKPEFAQIQSIVQAVIKKLGHKFSRSVNDLIGIQPRVQALEDKLRLSSKSDDVRVLGIWGMNGIGKTTHAAVLYDKISHMFDASCFIEDVNKLYRDGGHTAVQKQIIHQTFRENIDMSNPIEISGIVENRLHSIKVLIVLDNVDELEQLENLAIKPRLLLKGSRMVITTTDEHILKVYEGDVLRHKLPLLNDADARELFCRNAFKCEDQSSNCAALIPEVLKYAQCLPLAIKVLGSFLCTRDADDWRDVLNRLENSPDDRIMNVLQLSVDGLQREEKQIFLHIACFFKGERVDYVKRILKCCGLHPDIGISRLTEKSLITISDEEIHMHELLQELGKKMVRDQSPEEPGSWSRIWLHKDFLHALTAETGTEKVKAIVLNKKEEMSECIVDGLSRMKELTLLILYHTRVSGRLEVLSDRLQYLLWHDYPFASLPPYFTAFNLVELNMPNSHITHLWEGGKEPCNFRCGFDLILPWDMGFRPVFGDTFLGNSIIRILQCVMNDNWIGFGFYVIFSRGIDFSSSHCSLSHLLYLSFESEYTEEYFDMRFNSERDEYFRSRHIWIIYMSREHCHFVKTGAHITFKAQPNVKIDALGLRPILKQDISDSKGKKYIKFSKLNHDHLDFEYVEKSNSGSGPKIQLPYNWYVTEEEQVENIDAKAKENNLSNAGL; encoded by the exons ATGCTGAAAACTAAATCAGGGCTTCAACGGTTTTGGGACCGTTTCGGTACTCGATCATCGGGATCCACTTCTTCTTCATACGACTCCTCGGACACCATCCAAAACCAACACTACAGATACGATGTGTTTATCAGTTTCAGAGGTCCTGACGCCCGCAACTCTTTTGTTGATCATCTCTGCTCTCATCTCCTCCGAAAGGGCATTTTCGTCTTCAAAGATGACCACAATCTACAGAAAGGAGAATCCATTTCCCCACAGCTTCTACAAGCAATTCAACTTTCACGCCTTTCTATCATTGTCTTTTCCAAAAATTATGCTTCTTCCACCTGGTGTTTAGACGAAATGACCGCCATAGCTTCTTGCAAACAACAATCAAGCCAAATTGTTTTCCCCATTTTCTATGATGTAGATCCATCTCATGTAAGACATCAGAATGGGGTATACAAGAATAACTTCCTTTCACACAGATGGAAATTTGGAAAAGATCGGGACAAAGTTCTTGGATGGAAGAGGGCTATGACGGATTTGGCCAATTCAGCTGGTTGGGATATGAGGGACAA GCCAGAGTTTGCACAGATTCAAAGCATTGTTCAAGcagtaattaaaaaattaggtCATAAGTTTTCAAGGTCTGTGAATGACCTTATTGGGATACAACCACGCGTACAAGCATTAGAAGACAAATTAAGATTAAGCTCAAAAAGTGATGATGTTCGAGTTTTAGGAATTTGGGGAATGAATGGAATAGGAAAGACTACTCATGCAGCTGTCCTATATGACAAAATCTCTCATATGTTTGATGCTTCTTGTTTCATTGAGGATGTGAACAAACTTTATAGGGATGGTGGCCATACTGCTGTTCAAAAGCAAATTATTCATCAAACTTTTCGTGAAAACATAGATATGAGTAATCCTATTGAAATATCAGGGATTGTAGAAAATAGGCTACACAGCATAAAGGTCCTCATAGTTCTGGACAATGTTGATGAATTAGAGCAATTGGAAAATTTGGCCATAAAACCTAGATTGCTTTTGAAGGGAAGTAGGATGGTTATTACAACGACAGATGAGCATATTCTGAAAGTGTATGAGGGTGATGTGTTGAGACACAAGCTTCCATTATTGAACGATGCGGATGCTCGTGAATTATTCTGTAGAAACGCTTTCAAATGTGAAGATCAAAGCAGTAATTGTGCGGCGTTGATTCCTGAAGTACTCAAATATGCCCAATGCCTTCCACTGGCAATTAAAGTGTTGGGTTCTTTCTTGTGTACTCGAGATGCTGATGACTGGAGAGATGTGTTGAATAGATTGGAGAATAGTCCAGATGACAGAATTATGAATGTACTTCAACTAAGTGTTGATGGACTACAACGTGaggaaaaacaaatatttttacacATTGCTTGTTTCTTTAAAGGGGAGAGGGTGGATTATGTTAAGCGAATTCTAAAATGTTGTGGGTTACACCCTGACATTGGAATTTCAAGACTTACTGAGAAATCACTCATCACTATTAGCGATGAAGAAATTCATATGCATGAATTGTTACAAGAATTAGGAAAGAAAATGGTTCGGGACCAATCTCCGGAGGAACCAGGATCATGGAGTAGAATATGGCTTCATAAAGACTTCTTGCATGCCTTGACAGCAGAAACG GGAACAGAGAAGGTGAAAGCcatagttttaaataaaaaagaagaaatgtcAGAATGTATTGTTGACGGATTGTCAAGAATGAAGGAACTTACATTACTGATATTATATCACACAAGAGTTTCAGGAAGGCTGGAGGTTCTTTCAGACAGACTACAATATCTATTGTGGCATGATTATCCTTTTGCTTCTCTGCCTCCATACTTTACAGCCTTTAATCTTGTGGAATTGAATATGCCTAACAGTCACATCACACATTTATGGGAAGGCGGCAAG GAACCCTGTAATTTTCGGTGTGGCTTTGACCTTATTCTTCCTTGGGATATGGGATTTCGACCTGTCTTCGGTGACACATTCTTAGGGAATTCAATTATAAGGATACTTCAATGTGTTATGAATGACAACTGGATTGGCTTTGgcttttatgttatatttagtCGTGGgattgatttttcttcttctcactGTTCATTATCCCATCTACTTTATCTTTCTTTTGAAAGTGAATACACAGAAGAGTACTTTGATATGCGATTTAATTCGGAGAGAGATGAATACTTTAGGTCTAGGCATATTTGGATAATTTACATGAGTCGAGAACACTGTCATTTTGTGAAAACAGGGGCGCATATCACATTTAAAGCGCAACCAAATGTTAAGATCGATGCATTGGGATTGAGACCTATACTCAAACAAGATATAAGTGACAGTAAAGGGaagaaatacataaaattttcCAAATTAAATCATGATCATTTGGACTTTGAGTATGTAGAAAAAAGCAACAGTGGTTCAGGGCCGAAAATCCAGCTTCCTTACAATTGGTATGTCACAGAAGAAGAGCAAGTTGAGAATATTGATGCAAAGGCCAAAGAAAATAATCTCTCCAATGCAGGGCTTTAA